From Anopheles coluzzii chromosome 3, AcolN3, whole genome shotgun sequence, the proteins below share one genomic window:
- the LOC120954897 gene encoding serine-rich adhesin for platelets-like isoform X19 translates to MEFKRTLLLTMLTTSSFFLHVSASFICPKYDTSRQLSSLYAMPHSQTGYVTCVGRIKIAAHCPEGSVWSDAVKTCVRQYSSSGVQERTRRDTAIETVTTCATVCPQVFDPRKLVLVEHSSCTKYNLCVLGLMLTVSCPNDLRFNKERCECDFKEKVYCEGEDPATTTVDYASTTDATTVYDSTTEDSTTEESTTEVATSESTTEDSTTEESTTEVTVSESTTEDSTTAESTTEVATSESTTDESTTEESTTEVATSESTTEDSTTEESTSEVATSESTTEESTTEESTTKDATSESTTEDSTTEESTSEVATSESTTEDSTTEEATTEVATSESTTEESTTEESTTELATSESTTEESTTEESNTEVTVSESTSEDSTTEESTTEVTVSESTTEDSTTEESTTEAATSESTTEDSTTEEATTEVTVSESTTEDSTTEESTTEVATSESTTEDSTTEEATTEVIVSESTTEDFTTEESTTELATSESTTEDSTTEESTTEVTVSESTTEDSTTEESTTEAATSESTTEDSTTEEATTEVTVSESTTEDSTTEESTTEVATSESTTEDSTTEEATTEVIVSESTTEDFTTEESTTEVATSESTTEDSTTEDSTTEVTVSESTTEDSTTEESTTEAATSESTTEDSTTEEATTEVTVSESTTEDSTTEESTTEVATSESTTEDSTTEEATTEVIVSESTTEDFTTEESTTEVATSESTTEDSTTEDSTTEVTVSESTTEDSTTEESTTEAATSESTTEDSTTEEATTEVTVSESTTEDSTTEESTTEIATSESTTEDSTTEESTTEVTVSESTTEDSTTEESTTEVATSESTTEDSTTEESTTEVIVSTASSTSEVPTSESTTEASTQSISLSTIEVTPDETTSSTSSETTTALPVSSSTERTPVSGAEIVTGISKAFEKVSSIFETLAKIFASAIKSN, encoded by the exons atGGAGTTTAAACGGACACTTCTGCTTACGATGCTGACAACATCATCTTTCTTCCTGCATGTGTCGGCAAGCTTCATTTGCCCAAAGTATGACACTTCACGACAGTTATCTTCTCTATACGCGATGCCTCACAGCCAAACAGGCTACGTGACATGTGTTGGAAGGATCAAAATCGCAGCCCACTGTCCGGAGGGATCGGTGTGGAGTGATGCAGTGAAAACATGCGTTCGACAATACTCCTCCTCGGGAGTTCAGGAGCGTACGAGACGAGATACCGCAATAGAAACAGTGACCACATGTGCAACGGTTTGTCCGCAAGTGTTCGATCCGAGGAAGCTTGTGCTAGTGGAGCATAGTTCTTGTACGAAATATAATCTGTGCGTTCTTGGGCTGATGCTGACTGTATCGTGCCCAAATGATTTGCGGTTCAATAAGGAGCGGTGTGAATGTGATTTCAAGGAAAAGGTTTATTGTGAAGGTGAAGATCCCGCGACGACAACAGTGGATTATGCATCAACCACCGATGCGACGACAGTTTATGATTCAACAACAGAAGATTCCACAACAGAAGAATCTACCACTGAAGTCGCAACATCCGAGTCAACGACAGAAGATTCGACAACAGAAGAGTCTACCACTGAGGTGACGGTATCCGAGTCTACTACGGAGGATTCTACAACAGCAGAATCTACCACTGAGGTCGCAACATCCGAGTCAACGACAGATGAGTCCACTACAGAAGAGTCTACCACTGAAGTCGCAACATCCGAGTCCACGACAGAAGATTCTACAACTGAAGAATCTACCTCTGAA GTCGCAACATCCGAGTCAACGACAGAAGAGTCCACAACAGAAGAGTCTACCACTAAAGACGCAACATCCGAGTCCACGACAGAAGATTCTACAACTGAAGAATCTACCTCTGAAGTCGCAACATCCGAGTCAACGACGGAGGATTCGACAACAGAAGAGGCTACCACTGAA GTCGCAACATCCGAGTCAACGACAGAAGAGTCCACTACTGAAGAATCTACCACTGAGCTCGCAACATCCGAGTCAACGACAGAAGAGTCCACTACAGAAGAGTCGAACACTGAGGTGACAGTATCCGAGTCTACTTCAGAAGATTCTACAACTGAAGAATCTACCACTGAA GTGACAGTATCCGAGTCCACGACAGAAGATTCTACAACTGAAGAATCTACAACTGAAGCCGCAACATCGGAGTCAACGACGGAGGATTCGACAACAGAAGAGGCTACGACTGAAGTTACAGTATCCGAGTCTACTACAGAGGATTCTACAACAGAAGAATCTACCACTGAAGTCGCAACATCCGAGTCAACGACGGAGGATTCGACAACAGAAGAGGCTACCACTGAAGTTATAGTATCCGAGTCTACTACGGAGGATTTTACTACTGAAGAATCTACCACTGAG CTCGCAACATCCGAGTCAACGACGGAGGATTCGACAACAGAAGAGTCTACCACTGAA GTGACAGTATCCGAGTCCACGACAGAAGATTCTACAACTGAAGAATCTACAACTGAAGCCGCAACATCGGAGTCAACGACGGAGGATTCGACAACAGAAGAGGCTACGACTGAAGTTACAGTATCCGAGTCTACTACAGAGGATTCTACAACAGAAGAATCTACCACTGAAGTCGCAACATCCGAGTCAACGACGGAGGATTCGACAACAGAAGAGGCTACCACTGAAGTTATAGTATCCGAGTCTACTACGGAGGATTTTACTACTGAAGAATCTACCACTGAGGTCGCAACATCCGAGTCAACGACGGAGGATTCGACAACAGAAGATTCCACCACTGAGGTGACAGTATCCGAATCCACGACAGAAGATTCTACAACTGAAGAATCTACAACTGAAGCCGCAACATCGGAGTCAACGACGGAGGATTCGACAACAGAAGAGGCTACGACTGAAGTTACAGTATCCGAGTCTACTACAGAGGATTCTACAACAGAAGAATCTACCACTGAAGTCGCAACATCCGAGTCAACGACGGAGGATTCGACAACAGAAGAGGCTACCACTGAAGTTATAGTATCCGAGTCTACTACGGAGGATTTTACTACTGAAGAATCTACCACTGAGGTCGCAACATCCGAGTCAACGACGGAGGATTCGACAACAGAAGATTCCACCACTGAGGTGACAGTATCCGAATCCACGACAGAAGATTCTACAACTGAAGAATCTACCACTGAAGCCGCAACATCCGAGTCAACGACGGAGGATTCGACAACAGAAGAGGCTACCACTGAAGTTACAGTATCCGAGTCTACTACGGAGGATTCTACAACAGAAGAATCTACCACTGAAATCGCAACATCCGAGTCAACGACGGAGGATTCGACAACAGAAGAGTCTACCACTGAGGTGACAGTATCCGAGTCTACTACGGAGGATTCTACAACTGAAGAATCTACCACTGAG GTCGCAACATCCGAGTCAACGACGGAGGATTCGACAACAGAAGAGTCCACCACTGAGGTGATAGTATCCACTGCATCTTCAACATCTGAAGTGCCTACATCCGAATCAACAACGGAAGCGTCAACTCAATCGATATCATTATCAACGATTGAAGTAACACCAGATGAAACGACTTCAAGTACCTCCTCAGAAACAACAACTGCTCTCCCAGTATCTTCAAGTACGGAGAGAACGCCAGTGTCGGGGGCCGAAATTGTTACAGGCATTTCCAAAGCGTTTGAAAAAGTGTCGAGCATTTTTGAAACATTAGCCAAAATATTTGCATCGGCCATTAAGAGCAACTAG
- the LOC120954897 gene encoding serine-rich adhesin for platelets-like isoform X28, with protein sequence MEFKRTLLLTMLTTSSFFLHVSASFICPKYDTSRQLSSLYAMPHSQTGYVTCVGRIKIAAHCPEGSVWSDAVKTCVRQYSSSGVQERTRRDTAIETVTTCATVCPQVFDPRKLVLVEHSSCTKYNLCVLGLMLTVSCPNDLRFNKERCECDFKEKVYCEGEDPATTTVDYASTTDATTVYDSTTEDSTTEESTTEVATSESTTEDSTTEESTTEVTVSESTTEDSTTAESTTEVATSESTTDESTTEESTTEVATSESTTEDSTTEESTSEVATSESTTEESTTEESTTKDATSESTTEDSTTEESTSEVATSESTTEDSTTEEATTEVATSESTTEESTTEESTTELATSESTTEESTTEESNTEVTVSESTSEDSTTEESTTEVTVSESTTEDSTTEESTTEAATSESTTEDSTTEEATTEVTVSESTTEDSTTEESTTEVATSESTTEDSTTEEATTEVIVSESTTEDFTTEESTTELATSESTTEDSTTEESTTEVATTESTTEDSTTEESTTEVATSESTTEDSTTEDSTTEVTVSESTTEDSTTEESTTEAATSESTTEDSTTEEATTEVTVSESTTEDSTTEESTTEVATSESTTEDSTTEEATTEVIVSESTTEDFTTEESTTEVATSESTTEDSTTEDSTTEVTVSESTTEDSTTEESTTEAATSESTTEDSTTEEATTEVTVSESTTEDSTTEESTTEIATSESTTEDSTTEESTTEVTVSESTTEDSTTEESTTEVATSESTTEESTTEESTNEMTVSESTTEDSTTEESTTEVATSESTTEDSTTEESTTEVIVSTASSTSEVPTSESTTEASTQSISLSTIEVTPDETTSSTSSETTTALPVSSSTERTPVSGAEIVTGISKAFEKVSSIFETLAKIFASAIKSN encoded by the exons atGGAGTTTAAACGGACACTTCTGCTTACGATGCTGACAACATCATCTTTCTTCCTGCATGTGTCGGCAAGCTTCATTTGCCCAAAGTATGACACTTCACGACAGTTATCTTCTCTATACGCGATGCCTCACAGCCAAACAGGCTACGTGACATGTGTTGGAAGGATCAAAATCGCAGCCCACTGTCCGGAGGGATCGGTGTGGAGTGATGCAGTGAAAACATGCGTTCGACAATACTCCTCCTCGGGAGTTCAGGAGCGTACGAGACGAGATACCGCAATAGAAACAGTGACCACATGTGCAACGGTTTGTCCGCAAGTGTTCGATCCGAGGAAGCTTGTGCTAGTGGAGCATAGTTCTTGTACGAAATATAATCTGTGCGTTCTTGGGCTGATGCTGACTGTATCGTGCCCAAATGATTTGCGGTTCAATAAGGAGCGGTGTGAATGTGATTTCAAGGAAAAGGTTTATTGTGAAGGTGAAGATCCCGCGACGACAACAGTGGATTATGCATCAACCACCGATGCGACGACAGTTTATGATTCAACAACAGAAGATTCCACAACAGAAGAATCTACCACTGAAGTCGCAACATCCGAGTCAACGACAGAAGATTCGACAACAGAAGAGTCTACCACTGAGGTGACGGTATCCGAGTCTACTACGGAGGATTCTACAACAGCAGAATCTACCACTGAGGTCGCAACATCCGAGTCAACGACAGATGAGTCCACTACAGAAGAGTCTACCACTGAAGTCGCAACATCCGAGTCCACGACAGAAGATTCTACAACTGAAGAATCTACCTCTGAA GTCGCAACATCCGAGTCAACGACAGAAGAGTCCACAACAGAAGAGTCTACCACTAAAGACGCAACATCCGAGTCCACGACAGAAGATTCTACAACTGAAGAATCTACCTCTGAAGTCGCAACATCCGAGTCAACGACGGAGGATTCGACAACAGAAGAGGCTACCACTGAA GTCGCAACATCCGAGTCAACGACAGAAGAGTCCACTACTGAAGAATCTACCACTGAGCTCGCAACATCCGAGTCAACGACAGAAGAGTCCACTACAGAAGAGTCGAACACTGAGGTGACAGTATCCGAGTCTACTTCAGAAGATTCTACAACTGAAGAATCTACCACTGAA GTGACAGTATCCGAGTCCACGACAGAAGATTCTACAACTGAAGAATCTACAACTGAAGCCGCAACATCGGAGTCAACGACGGAGGATTCGACAACAGAAGAGGCTACGACTGAAGTTACAGTATCCGAGTCTACTACAGAGGATTCTACAACAGAAGAATCTACCACTGAAGTCGCAACATCCGAGTCAACGACGGAGGATTCGACAACAGAAGAGGCTACCACTGAAGTTATAGTATCCGAGTCTACTACGGAGGATTTTACTACTGAAGAATCTACCACTGAG CTCGCAACATCCGAGTCAACGACGGAGGATTCGACAACAGAAGAGTCTACCACTGAAGTCGCAACAACCGAGTCCACGACAGAAGATTCTACAACTGAAGAATCTACCACTGAA GTCGCAACATCCGAGTCAACGACGGAGGATTCGACAACAGAAGATTCCACCACTGAGGTGACAGTATCCGAATCCACGACAGAAGATTCTACAACTGAAGAATCTACAACTGAAGCCGCAACATCGGAGTCAACGACGGAGGATTCGACAACAGAAGAGGCTACGACTGAAGTTACAGTATCCGAGTCTACTACAGAGGATTCTACAACAGAAGAATCTACCACTGAAGTCGCAACATCCGAGTCAACGACGGAGGATTCGACAACAGAAGAGGCTACCACTGAAGTTATAGTATCCGAGTCTACTACGGAGGATTTTACTACTGAAGAATCTACCACTGAGGTCGCAACATCCGAGTCAACGACGGAGGATTCGACAACAGAAGATTCCACCACTGAGGTGACAGTATCCGAATCCACGACAGAAGATTCTACAACTGAAGAATCTACCACTGAAGCCGCAACATCCGAGTCAACGACGGAGGATTCGACAACAGAAGAGGCTACCACTGAAGTTACAGTATCCGAGTCTACTACGGAGGATTCTACAACAGAAGAATCTACCACTGAAATCGCAACATCCGAGTCAACGACGGAGGATTCGACAACAGAAGAGTCTACCACTGAGGTGACAGTATCCGAGTCTACTACGGAGGATTCTACAACTGAAGAATCTACCACTGAGGTCGCAACATCCGAGTCTACGACAGAAGAGTCCACAACAGAAGAGTCTACCAATGAGATGACAGTATCCGAGTCCACGACAGAAGATTCTACAACTGAAGAATCTACTACTGAGGTCGCAACATCCGAGTCAACGACGGAGGATTCGACAACAGAAGAGTCCACCACTGAGGTGATAGTATCCACTGCATCTTCAACATCTGAAGTGCCTACATCCGAATCAACAACGGAAGCGTCAACTCAATCGATATCATTATCAACGATTGAAGTAACACCAGATGAAACGACTTCAAGTACCTCCTCAGAAACAACAACTGCTCTCCCAGTATCTTCAAGTACGGAGAGAACGCCAGTGTCGGGGGCCGAAATTGTTACAGGCATTTCCAAAGCGTTTGAAAAAGTGTCGAGCATTTTTGAAACATTAGCCAAAATATTTGCATCGGCCATTAAGAGCAACTAG
- the LOC120954897 gene encoding serine-rich adhesin for platelets-like isoform X1 has translation MEFKRTLLLTMLTTSSFFLHVSASFICPKYDTSRQLSSLYAMPHSQTGYVTCVGRIKIAAHCPEGSVWSDAVKTCVRQYSSSGVQERTRRDTAIETVTTCATVCPQVFDPRKLVLVEHSSCTKYNLCVLGLMLTVSCPNDLRFNKERCECDFKEKVYCEGEDPATTTVDYASTTDATTVYDSTTEDSTTEESTTEVATSESTTEDSTTEESTTEVTVSESTTEDSTTAESTTEVATSESTTDESTTEESTTEVATSESTTEDSTTEESTSEVATSESTTEESTTEESTTKDATSESTTEDSTTEESTSEVATSESTTEDSTTEEATTEVATSESTTEESTTEESTTELATSESTTEESTTEESNTEVTVSESTSEDSTTEESTTEVTVSESTTEDSTTEESTTEAATSESTTEDSTTEEATTEVTVSESTTEDSTTEESTTEVATSESTTEDSTTEEATTEVIVSESTTEDFTTEESTTELATSESTTEDSTTEESTTEVTVSESTTEDSTTEESTTEAATSESTTEDSTTEEATTEVTVSESTTEDSTTEESTTEVATSESTTEDSTTEEATTEVIVSESTTEDFTTEESTTEVATSESTTEDSTTEDSTTEVTVSESTTEDSTTEESTTEAATSESTTEDSTTEEATTEVTVSESTTEDSTTEESTTEVATSESTTEDSTTEEATTEVIVSESTTEDFTTEESTTEVATSESTTEDSTTEDSTTEVTVSESTTEDSTTEESTTEAATSESTTEDSTTEEATTEVTVSESTTEDSTTEESTTEIATSESTTEDSTTEESTTEVTVSESTTEDSTTEESTTEVATSESTTEESTTEESTNEMTVSESTTEDSTTEESTTEVATSESTTEDSTTEESTTEVIVSTASSTSEVPTSESTTEASTQSISLSTIEVTPDETTSSTSSETTTALPVSSSTERTPVSGAEIVTGISKAFEKVSSIFETLAKIFASAIKSN, from the exons atGGAGTTTAAACGGACACTTCTGCTTACGATGCTGACAACATCATCTTTCTTCCTGCATGTGTCGGCAAGCTTCATTTGCCCAAAGTATGACACTTCACGACAGTTATCTTCTCTATACGCGATGCCTCACAGCCAAACAGGCTACGTGACATGTGTTGGAAGGATCAAAATCGCAGCCCACTGTCCGGAGGGATCGGTGTGGAGTGATGCAGTGAAAACATGCGTTCGACAATACTCCTCCTCGGGAGTTCAGGAGCGTACGAGACGAGATACCGCAATAGAAACAGTGACCACATGTGCAACGGTTTGTCCGCAAGTGTTCGATCCGAGGAAGCTTGTGCTAGTGGAGCATAGTTCTTGTACGAAATATAATCTGTGCGTTCTTGGGCTGATGCTGACTGTATCGTGCCCAAATGATTTGCGGTTCAATAAGGAGCGGTGTGAATGTGATTTCAAGGAAAAGGTTTATTGTGAAGGTGAAGATCCCGCGACGACAACAGTGGATTATGCATCAACCACCGATGCGACGACAGTTTATGATTCAACAACAGAAGATTCCACAACAGAAGAATCTACCACTGAAGTCGCAACATCCGAGTCAACGACAGAAGATTCGACAACAGAAGAGTCTACCACTGAGGTGACGGTATCCGAGTCTACTACGGAGGATTCTACAACAGCAGAATCTACCACTGAGGTCGCAACATCCGAGTCAACGACAGATGAGTCCACTACAGAAGAGTCTACCACTGAAGTCGCAACATCCGAGTCCACGACAGAAGATTCTACAACTGAAGAATCTACCTCTGAA GTCGCAACATCCGAGTCAACGACAGAAGAGTCCACAACAGAAGAGTCTACCACTAAAGACGCAACATCCGAGTCCACGACAGAAGATTCTACAACTGAAGAATCTACCTCTGAAGTCGCAACATCCGAGTCAACGACGGAGGATTCGACAACAGAAGAGGCTACCACTGAA GTCGCAACATCCGAGTCAACGACAGAAGAGTCCACTACTGAAGAATCTACCACTGAGCTCGCAACATCCGAGTCAACGACAGAAGAGTCCACTACAGAAGAGTCGAACACTGAGGTGACAGTATCCGAGTCTACTTCAGAAGATTCTACAACTGAAGAATCTACCACTGAA GTGACAGTATCCGAGTCCACGACAGAAGATTCTACAACTGAAGAATCTACAACTGAAGCCGCAACATCGGAGTCAACGACGGAGGATTCGACAACAGAAGAGGCTACGACTGAAGTTACAGTATCCGAGTCTACTACAGAGGATTCTACAACAGAAGAATCTACCACTGAAGTCGCAACATCCGAGTCAACGACGGAGGATTCGACAACAGAAGAGGCTACCACTGAAGTTATAGTATCCGAGTCTACTACGGAGGATTTTACTACTGAAGAATCTACCACTGAG CTCGCAACATCCGAGTCAACGACGGAGGATTCGACAACAGAAGAGTCTACCACTGAA GTGACAGTATCCGAGTCCACGACAGAAGATTCTACAACTGAAGAATCTACAACTGAAGCCGCAACATCGGAGTCAACGACGGAGGATTCGACAACAGAAGAGGCTACGACTGAAGTTACAGTATCCGAGTCTACTACAGAGGATTCTACAACAGAAGAATCTACCACTGAAGTCGCAACATCCGAGTCAACGACGGAGGATTCGACAACAGAAGAGGCTACCACTGAAGTTATAGTATCCGAGTCTACTACGGAGGATTTTACTACTGAAGAATCTACCACTGAGGTCGCAACATCCGAGTCAACGACGGAGGATTCGACAACAGAAGATTCCACCACTGAGGTGACAGTATCCGAATCCACGACAGAAGATTCTACAACTGAAGAATCTACAACTGAAGCCGCAACATCGGAGTCAACGACGGAGGATTCGACAACAGAAGAGGCTACGACTGAAGTTACAGTATCCGAGTCTACTACAGAGGATTCTACAACAGAAGAATCTACCACTGAAGTCGCAACATCCGAGTCAACGACGGAGGATTCGACAACAGAAGAGGCTACCACTGAAGTTATAGTATCCGAGTCTACTACGGAGGATTTTACTACTGAAGAATCTACCACTGAGGTCGCAACATCCGAGTCAACGACGGAGGATTCGACAACAGAAGATTCCACCACTGAGGTGACAGTATCCGAATCCACGACAGAAGATTCTACAACTGAAGAATCTACCACTGAAGCCGCAACATCCGAGTCAACGACGGAGGATTCGACAACAGAAGAGGCTACCACTGAAGTTACAGTATCCGAGTCTACTACGGAGGATTCTACAACAGAAGAATCTACCACTGAAATCGCAACATCCGAGTCAACGACGGAGGATTCGACAACAGAAGAGTCTACCACTGAGGTGACAGTATCCGAGTCTACTACGGAGGATTCTACAACTGAAGAATCTACCACTGAGGTCGCAACATCCGAGTCTACGACAGAAGAGTCCACAACAGAAGAGTCTACCAATGAGATGACAGTATCCGAGTCCACGACAGAAGATTCTACAACTGAAGAATCTACTACTGAGGTCGCAACATCCGAGTCAACGACGGAGGATTCGACAACAGAAGAGTCCACCACTGAGGTGATAGTATCCACTGCATCTTCAACATCTGAAGTGCCTACATCCGAATCAACAACGGAAGCGTCAACTCAATCGATATCATTATCAACGATTGAAGTAACACCAGATGAAACGACTTCAAGTACCTCCTCAGAAACAACAACTGCTCTCCCAGTATCTTCAAGTACGGAGAGAACGCCAGTGTCGGGGGCCGAAATTGTTACAGGCATTTCCAAAGCGTTTGAAAAAGTGTCGAGCATTTTTGAAACATTAGCCAAAATATTTGCATCGGCCATTAAGAGCAACTAG